The following coding sequences lie in one Leptospira selangorensis genomic window:
- the asd gene encoding aspartate-semialdehyde dehydrogenase → MSKINVAVLGATGSVGQRFIQLLENHPYFQVTHLCASENSAGKTYADVMKKRWKISGDIPKYARDIIITLPDPKVTPGVKLAFSGLDASVAGEVETSFAQAGIHIISNSKNHRMVENVPLLSAEVNANHLDVLSSQKTPGKIITNSNCTIMGVTISLKPLYEKFGIESVMLFSMQAISGAGYPGVPTMDILGNVVPFIGGEEDKAEIEPLKCLGKAEGGKIVNADFKISAHCNRVPVFDGHTVCVSVKFKKKPTESEILEAWSSFKGEPQELKLPLAPDFPILYRQEEDRPQPRLDLETGKGMTTVVGRLRPDPILDWKYVVLSHNTVRGAAGAAILNAELMYRKNLL, encoded by the coding sequence ATGAGCAAAATTAACGTAGCTGTTTTGGGAGCCACTGGCTCCGTCGGGCAAAGGTTTATCCAACTTTTGGAAAACCATCCTTATTTTCAGGTAACCCATCTATGCGCATCCGAGAATAGCGCAGGCAAAACATATGCGGACGTTATGAAGAAGCGTTGGAAGATCTCTGGAGATATTCCTAAATACGCTCGTGACATAATTATCACGTTACCGGACCCTAAGGTTACTCCAGGTGTGAAACTGGCGTTTTCCGGTTTGGACGCTTCTGTTGCAGGAGAGGTGGAAACTTCTTTTGCCCAAGCAGGCATCCATATTATTTCCAATTCTAAAAATCATAGAATGGTGGAGAATGTTCCTCTTCTTTCTGCAGAAGTGAACGCGAATCATTTGGATGTGCTTTCCAGCCAAAAAACTCCGGGCAAGATCATCACTAACTCCAATTGTACGATCATGGGAGTGACCATCTCTCTGAAACCTCTATACGAAAAGTTCGGTATAGAATCCGTTATGTTATTCTCCATGCAGGCGATTTCCGGAGCAGGTTATCCGGGAGTTCCTACCATGGATATTTTGGGGAACGTAGTTCCTTTTATAGGTGGAGAAGAAGATAAGGCGGAGATCGAGCCTCTGAAATGTCTTGGAAAGGCTGAAGGTGGAAAGATAGTGAATGCGGATTTTAAAATTTCCGCTCATTGTAATCGAGTTCCGGTTTTCGACGGACATACAGTTTGTGTTTCTGTGAAATTCAAGAAGAAGCCAACTGAATCCGAAATTTTAGAAGCCTGGTCTTCATTTAAAGGCGAGCCTCAAGAATTAAAGTTGCCTCTCGCTCCGGATTTTCCGATTCTTTATCGTCAAGAAGAAGACAGACCCCAGCCTCGCCTAGACCTGGAGACAGGGAAAGGTATGACTACCGTAGTGGGAAGACTCAGACCTGATCCGATTTTAGATTGGAAATATGTTGTCCTAAGTCATAATACGGTCCGTGGGGCTGCCGGTGCCGCGATTTTAAACGCGGAATTGATGTATCGGAAAAACCTACTCTAG
- a CDS encoding MBOAT family O-acyltransferase, with protein sequence MNFTTPLFLFFFLLIFGLRWILPRLKMLPEWVPKPFLLAGSYFFYMSWNPKFGLLLFGTTVLDYWIGRIMDQKEGRFRAILLSLSLVLNLGVLAFFKYFIFFMQSGNAVFSAFGLNLSLPVWGIVLPVGISFYTFQSLSYTIDVFRREILPEKNFWNYALFLSFFPQLVAGPIVPARTFLPQLRTWVAWKELPLREGLVLVLIGVWKKVVIADQLSILPDSFYRSPLEFSSAYAWAAVFAYSLQIYCDFSGYTDIALGSALLLGFKLTENFRMPYLASGFSDFWRRWHISLSSWLRNYLYIPLGGNRKSELRTYVNLFLTMLLGGLWHGASWNFVVWGGFHGIFLGLERLGKKFCPDFFSAENGPGILGRFSYRIFVILGVVLCWVFFRSPDWKTTGIVFEKLFHFSNGADPTLSSLRILSIAFFLFFAATWIGNRDEKYGSFRKFYEGLHPVIFGVLVGIGFLLGAVFSSESQPFIYFVF encoded by the coding sequence ATGAATTTTACCACCCCTCTCTTTTTATTTTTCTTTTTGCTTATATTTGGGCTGAGATGGATTCTTCCCAGGCTGAAAATGCTTCCGGAATGGGTTCCGAAGCCATTTTTATTAGCTGGAAGCTATTTCTTCTATATGTCCTGGAATCCTAAATTCGGGCTCCTTCTTTTCGGGACGACAGTTCTGGATTACTGGATTGGTAGAATAATGGATCAGAAGGAAGGAAGGTTTCGTGCGATCTTACTTTCACTTTCTCTCGTTTTGAATCTAGGGGTTTTGGCATTTTTTAAATATTTCATTTTCTTTATGCAGTCTGGAAATGCCGTATTTTCGGCATTTGGGCTAAATTTAAGTCTTCCTGTATGGGGCATTGTGCTTCCTGTAGGTATCTCTTTTTACACTTTTCAGTCCCTAAGTTACACGATCGACGTGTTCAGAAGAGAAATTTTGCCTGAGAAAAATTTTTGGAACTATGCCCTCTTTCTTTCCTTCTTCCCCCAGTTGGTTGCAGGACCAATTGTTCCTGCCAGGACCTTTTTGCCTCAACTTAGGACCTGGGTGGCTTGGAAGGAACTCCCTCTTAGAGAAGGTCTTGTTTTAGTTTTAATTGGCGTATGGAAGAAGGTGGTGATTGCGGATCAACTGTCTATTTTGCCCGATTCTTTTTATCGTTCTCCTTTGGAGTTTTCGAGTGCCTATGCATGGGCAGCGGTTTTTGCGTATTCTCTTCAGATCTATTGTGATTTCAGCGGGTATACTGATATTGCTTTAGGCTCAGCTCTTCTTCTCGGCTTTAAACTTACTGAAAATTTTAGGATGCCTTATCTCGCTTCCGGATTTTCTGATTTTTGGAGAAGATGGCATATCTCTTTGTCTTCTTGGCTTAGGAATTATTTATACATTCCTTTGGGCGGTAATCGTAAATCCGAACTAAGAACTTATGTGAATTTATTTTTGACCATGCTTTTGGGCGGCCTATGGCATGGTGCTAGTTGGAATTTTGTGGTTTGGGGTGGATTTCACGGCATTTTTTTAGGTTTGGAGAGATTAGGTAAAAAATTTTGCCCCGATTTTTTCTCCGCTGAAAACGGACCTGGGATTTTAGGAAGGTTCTCGTATAGGATCTTTGTGATCTTAGGTGTTGTTCTTTGTTGGGTATTTTTCAGATCTCCGGATTGGAAAACTACAGGGATCGTTTTCGAAAAACTTTTTCACTTTTCGAACGGAGCGGATCCGACGCTTTCTTCTTTGCGTATTCTCTCTATCGCATTCTTTTTGTTTTTTGCCGCCACTTGGATAGGAAATCGAGACGAGAAATACGGTAGTTTTCGTAAGTTTTATGAAGGTTTACATCCGGTAATTTTCGGAGTTTTGGTAGGTATTGGGTTTTTATTAGGAGCCGTATTCTCTTCCGAGTCCCAACCGTTTATTTATTTTGTTTTTTGA
- a CDS encoding phosphatidylinositol phospholipase, with the protein MAVKIKRTSFQRLLNAMKKVTSEVNDHEILRRLETLMVTSKEDLNQTVVRSLLENPLDFDPKSVPEPYAQYVRHFVYMVKRNKKMGLDVNFDASAIESKKDKKKLVAPKKSAPAKKQAPARKRA; encoded by the coding sequence ATGGCCGTGAAGATCAAACGAACCTCTTTTCAGAGGCTTCTGAATGCGATGAAGAAAGTCACTAGCGAGGTGAACGATCACGAAATTCTTCGCAGATTAGAAACTCTCATGGTCACTAGCAAAGAAGATCTGAATCAAACTGTGGTTCGTTCTCTTTTAGAAAATCCTTTAGACTTCGATCCTAAATCTGTGCCTGAACCTTATGCTCAGTACGTTAGACATTTCGTATATATGGTGAAACGAAATAAGAAAATGGGATTGGATGTGAACTTCGATGCAAGCGCTATCGAGTCAAAAAAAGATAAAAAGAAATTAGTAGCCCCTAAAAAATCCGCTCCAGCCAAAAAACAAGCCCCCGCTCGCAAAAGAGCTTAA
- a CDS encoding helix-turn-helix domain-containing protein, whose translation MLSAPEEFIWGNPNPKELRILLPLAFPECLRLIDGLAGLATLVSESDPSSLEEAGSWGYGEDGFFYPFLTKGSQIRSRLEGSKSPFFLPRSEEVELFRDESLGCLLSPVLLDGRMFGFFLIELPNRAEERQILLLHLLSQKVARLLKKESEPSTVYKLSEDVSPDPLGELIFRLGNGKNSQLEKFKESKSICISGPASSGKKTLAKWIQKREFPGRPILTVSILPEQASKLEKALIDWEKMAESGTLILENSENYSLAQQRILFEYSQRKSGKSRLIFLENSGKKSIEEFLYFRSLLAENKLELPAWKDWVKSDKIAAVRPIFQEVCELHGRPDLALSEDAIESLVESSSCQNLEDLRNAIEEAVLNSGSGEIRNSDLKKEGSKGISLPDPEDLDLRKAVEAVERQKILLADKLFGGNQIRMAKALGISRGSLQYKLKNLGLG comes from the coding sequence ATGCTATCCGCTCCGGAAGAATTTATATGGGGGAATCCAAATCCTAAAGAACTTAGGATATTATTACCTCTCGCATTTCCGGAATGTTTAAGATTAATCGATGGTTTGGCCGGGCTCGCTACCTTGGTCTCAGAATCGGATCCTTCCTCCTTGGAAGAAGCGGGTTCTTGGGGATATGGGGAAGATGGATTCTTCTATCCTTTCCTAACCAAGGGGTCTCAAATCCGGAGCCGTTTAGAAGGAAGCAAATCTCCCTTCTTCTTACCTAGATCAGAAGAAGTGGAACTGTTTCGAGATGAATCCCTGGGATGTTTATTATCTCCGGTTTTATTGGATGGAAGAATGTTCGGATTTTTCCTGATAGAACTTCCAAACCGAGCGGAAGAAAGACAAATTTTACTCTTACATTTACTCTCCCAAAAGGTGGCCCGACTTTTGAAAAAAGAATCGGAACCTTCTACCGTTTATAAACTTTCAGAGGACGTGAGTCCCGATCCGTTGGGGGAGCTGATTTTCAGATTGGGGAATGGGAAAAATTCCCAACTAGAAAAATTCAAAGAATCTAAGAGCATCTGTATTTCGGGTCCTGCTTCTTCCGGAAAAAAAACCTTAGCAAAATGGATCCAAAAAAGGGAGTTTCCTGGCAGGCCAATTTTAACGGTTTCGATCCTTCCGGAGCAGGCATCCAAATTAGAAAAGGCCTTAATCGATTGGGAAAAAATGGCCGAGTCTGGAACTCTAATTTTAGAAAATTCAGAGAATTATTCTTTAGCCCAACAAAGGATCTTGTTCGAATATTCTCAGAGAAAGTCCGGAAAATCCCGTCTTATTTTTTTAGAAAACTCAGGCAAAAAATCAATAGAAGAGTTTTTATATTTTCGTTCTCTTTTGGCCGAAAATAAGTTAGAATTACCTGCTTGGAAAGACTGGGTAAAATCGGATAAAATTGCGGCGGTCCGGCCGATTTTCCAAGAGGTCTGTGAATTACATGGCCGCCCTGATTTGGCGCTTTCTGAGGATGCGATCGAGTCTTTGGTGGAGAGTAGTTCCTGCCAAAATCTGGAAGATCTTCGGAATGCGATTGAAGAGGCAGTTTTAAATTCCGGCTCGGGAGAGATCCGAAATTCGGACCTTAAAAAAGAAGGTTCAAAAGGGATTTCTCTTCCGGATCCGGAGGACCTGGATTTGCGAAAAGCTGTGGAAGCCGTGGAGCGCCAAAAAATTCTTTTGGCAGATAAATTGTTCGGCGGCAACCAAATACGAATGGCAAAGGCCTTGGGAATTTCCAGAGGCTCATTGCAGTATAAATTAAAAAACCTGGGTTTGGGTTAA
- a CDS encoding ParA family protein: protein MIVVSIANQKGGEGKTTTSLNLAWGLARRGKKTLLIDIDPQANSTGIFLNPEGLEKSMHNIFQSKAKIREVMLKTEVENLNIAPSRLTLAEAETIAAIVDAPYILRDALADLEKEMDFCVIDCPPSLSIFTINALVASNYVIIPLQAEKFSVDGILGLQQTITSIKKRINPSLEIMGALVTQLKPQTLLTKTIIPVLTKYFRIFDNSISDGVAVGESHLARKSVYEYNKSSRQAQEYEGFIEEFLNELKK from the coding sequence ATGATTGTAGTATCTATCGCAAACCAAAAGGGAGGAGAAGGTAAAACCACTACCTCTCTGAATTTAGCTTGGGGTCTCGCCAGAAGAGGTAAAAAAACTCTGCTGATTGATATCGATCCTCAGGCAAATTCTACAGGGATTTTCCTAAATCCGGAAGGGTTAGAAAAATCCATGCATAATATTTTCCAATCCAAAGCGAAAATTAGAGAAGTTATGCTTAAAACAGAAGTGGAGAATTTAAATATAGCTCCCTCTCGCCTGACTCTTGCGGAAGCGGAAACGATTGCCGCAATCGTGGATGCGCCATATATTCTGAGAGACGCCCTTGCGGACTTGGAAAAGGAAATGGATTTTTGTGTAATCGATTGTCCCCCTAGCCTTTCCATTTTTACCATCAATGCACTCGTTGCTTCCAACTATGTGATCATTCCTCTCCAGGCGGAAAAATTTTCCGTGGATGGAATTTTAGGACTTCAACAAACAATTACTAGTATTAAAAAAAGAATTAATCCTAGTTTGGAAATTATGGGGGCGCTGGTCACTCAACTCAAACCTCAGACACTTCTTACTAAAACGATCATCCCTGTTCTTACCAAATATTTCAGAATTTTTGATAACAGTATTTCTGATGGAGTAGCAGTGGGGGAATCTCACCTGGCAAGAAAATCGGTCTATGAGTACAATAAATCCAGCCGCCAGGCCCAGGAATATGAAGGCTTCATTGAGGAATTTTT